GTCCCCAGTGCATAACTGCAACATCAGTCTCTGAGCAGACGGAGGGGAAACGGAGGACGTCAAATGGAGAACATTTTGTATTGAGCCTCAGTCTATGGTTACACTCAAATGCCCTTGAATATCTCCAAGACATTTTCTTCTGTTTCCACCACACTGACAAGCACTAAGCGCTGGTCTATATTTACATCCATTTCTCTAAGAGACACTTCCTTCTCATTTTCTCATTGCACACTGGCAAGCTCTGGTCTAGAGTGCACCCAGCACAATATAATCCTTAAATAATGTACCTCAGACATTAGATATATGTTTTCTGTTATCTCCTTCTAAAATGTCTCTCATCACATTATGTAATGTAAACCTGCAGCTTAAAACATGAGATATATTCTATATAGTCATCCTTACATTATAATCCATCATAAATATGCAATTATCCAGGCAGAAAGCATAAAAACGtagatctttttctttttcaacccTCCTACGCTCACCTGGACAAGACAAGAGAAATTAAGCGTAATTAAGGTGTATTCAGAAGGTGCTGGTAGCTCCCTGCAATGTGTAGGAAGTGAAGAAGTGAGACATCCTGGAGCCTGCAGGGCTGAGTCACTGGAGAATGGGGTGAGGACAGCTGCCACCAGCTTGTGTGGACACACAGCGTTCATGCTGGGAAAGTCTGTCACCGCTGAAGAAGATTAACCACGCGCCTGTGTCTAATCTCACTTTGTGCCTCATTCCCCAGTGACCGGAGACTCTAAGTCTGCAGGCAACCGGTGTTTACTTAATCAATGGTAGCACTCTACTGCACTCTTATTTAATGCATGGCACAACTTGAGCACAGCGACTGTTGACCTCAGCATGTAATAAGAGGCAATGAGTAGAGGAGAAGCCACATTGCAGTAACAGCAGTTTCCTAGTAGCAGATAAGTGGCACAGCTGCCAAATGTCTTTTGCTTTCCCAGCAGGCCCAAACCtttcattcaaactcacaggTCCAGCTGAAATAATAATGCCCAATTTGTCTAACAGCAGGTATTTTTGTAATATATCTCACTGAGTGAAgcttatatactttttaaacagtcagtgaaaataaacactgattttAAATCTTGTCAAGTAACACTAATTTCAAAGTATAATGAATTTAAGGGCATAAATGAGGCCCCAAAGAGAGGTCAGTGTAGCAGAACATCCTTCATTTTGGACATCATGGTTTTTCATGCAGATATACTACAtgggccaaaggtttgtggacaccaaccatcatacacatacaccaatcaggcataacattatgagcagtgacaggtgaagtgaattacactgattatctcctcatcatggcacctgttagtaggtgggatatattagaacattttgtcctcaaagttgatgtgttagaagcaggaaaaatgggcaagtgtaaggatctgagcgagttcaaattgtgatggctagacgactggatcagagcatctccaaaactgcagctcttgtggggtgttcccggtctgcagtggtcagtatctatcaaaagtggtccaaggaaggaacagttgtgaaccggcgacagggtcatgggcagccaaggcttactgatgcacatggggagcgaaggctggcccgtatgatctgatccaacagacaagttaCTGTTAATACTTAACACTGGTTAGttaaagttaatgctggttctgatagaaaggtgtcagaatacacagtgcatgatgggtcagggctgttttgggagcaaaagcgggaccaacacaatattagtcaggtagtcataatgttatgcctggtctgtgtacaTGCTTTTTCAAAATACAGTTTCAGATGTAGTCCCCTTTTGCTGTTCTCTATAATATTCtctactcttctgggaaggctttccattagatttttgagtgtagctgtggggatttgctcattcagccacaagagcattagtgaggttaGATGCTGATGCCAGGCGAAAGAGGCCTGGGGTGCAGCTGGCGTTCCAGTtaatcccaaagatgttcaatGAGAAGATGAGAATACTAGGTGCAAGAGAGGGATGCACCCTGGAAAGAATACACAATATAGAAATTCAGAATCACCTATTCATATATCACTTATGACATGTAATTATGTCATGCAGCCATCTTTCCCAAAAATAATCTTGGTGCTGGTTCCAAATGCCAAGGTAACCTTCAGGAGTCCTGGTAGAACTAGTCACGTATGTAATTAGTGTTGCTGCTAGGAACAGTGATGACACACTGTCATGAGAAATCTACACAGGACTAACTGGGAAAGTGTTCAAAAGTATCTGAACACTCATGCCATGTGTTGTTAACCCTGTAGAATAAGGAGAAGGTGCaaggtgatgatcaggtgacATTAGAGCAGACCTCTTGGTGCAGCACATATCCAAGTAATGCCTATGCTCTCTTAAGAGTTCACTTAGAGATATTTTAAGTTGCTAGGAGACCAATCTGTCTATAGGACATTGCAATATCAACAACCACCAGTGGTCCAAGTCTTGTGTCTGtgacagatgaacagatggTTTAAGGATCGTCACGGTCTGGTGTAATTAATACTGCGAACAACAAGGAATGCATTTCAGGGTTGCCTTCATGATATCCTTAAAAGTTAATCAAATTATTTTACCAAACTGACGGAAAACTCATGGGCTCAGCCACGACGACACTCTGGAATTACATAACCACCAACAGTACAAGACAAGCTTATATCCAGAGCATGTGCTTCTCCAACTCCTTCGCACTGACACTTATAAAGCATACCGCATACTGAGGTTCAACCGATAGAGTTTACATAATCCACAGAACAGGATTCATCTAAGAGCATACATGACTAATGGAAGCAAGGGTCTTCAATTTAAGGTCAACAATTTCTTCTAGAAATCACAGATGAAATGGTAAACATTTTCTGCAGGCTCCTACACAGAAACTAAGAGGTATTTTATAGGGCCAAGCTGAAGAAAGCATATAGCGTGCTTGTTTTGCCTCCCAAAAGGTCTACCTCATACCGAGTACTGATGTTTAGCTTTTTGCATCCTAATTTTATGTACAAAGCTCTTCTCTAAAATGACTGTTATATACAATTTCACTAAGAACACAGCAAACGAACTGTGTTTCTAAAGCAAACATGAAATGAAGAGCATTTGCCAGACTGCCTTCTCAGTGCTGGTACCAAACAGATTGATAATGACCAGATTTTAGCAACTGATTCACACGGCATGCAGTTTTTCCCGGTATGATAACAGAGTGAATGATGTTGTAAAagaatgtttaataaaacacagtaCAAAAAGAAACAGTGGAATGTCTGCAGTGGGACAAAATACGGCAAGTGTGTTGAACAGTGGAAATGGCTGTGGCGCCCTCTAGTGACTATTTTCCAAAATAATGCACAGTATACTATAATCCGCAAGACATTTCACAAACGTTTGTGAAAAATGACTACTCATACAGGCCTCAAAATAAATCCCATTACTCACATAAACCAGAACATTTCATATTTACAGACTTTCAAAGAAGCTGTCAAACGTACAACAGCTTCCAACAAGCACAAAGTACCTGTGATTACCAAAACAGGAAGATATTCTATAAAACAGTTCCAGTGAGCAGTTAATGAACAAGGATGAGCGCCTCCTCTTGATAGAGCATTGGGCATGTAAAGACATGCAGAGTAACAGTAGATGGTTTAACAGTTACAAAGTCATGTCCATGTTTTAATTTTACTCTTTAAGAGTCATTAGGAAGGCCAAAGAGTTTGACAGTCCCTGCCTCCCGGTTGCTGTCGTATTTGCCCTCTTTATCATCACAGGCGTACGCCAGGAGCGGCCTTTTCGGGTGCCAGGCTACAGTGAAGGTCGGAGACTCGCACTGTACTTCCCAAAGCTTCTCCCctatacacaaatacatcacAAACATCTAAAGTTTGAATaatgtgaatgctgtgtgttcaaaacaaacagagagaggatAGTAGAAAACCATTTAAATGTACAGCTGAATTGTAAAACCAACTATAGTATACAGGGAAAAAAACGTTTACCTGTCTCTACTTCAGCAATGTCGATAAAATGATCTTCAGAGGCTGAAGCCAACATTTTGCCATCATGACTGAAACTCAGGGTTCTCACTGGCCAGTCTAACCTGTAGGATATCAAATCAATAGAAggaatatattcatatatttacttGTATGCATTCTTTCTTTTGGctatgaatatatataataatggaATAACTGTCTTAAAATCTCTTTACCTAGAAAAACAGCGAACACACACCAGCTCTTCAACATCCCACAGACTAACCAGAGCATCTGCACTTCCAGTAGCAAAATATTTGCCAGTGGGATCAAATTTGATGCAGATACAGTTGGATGGATGAGCATTAATTGACTGGATAAGCTTCAGGTCAGGATAGCTGAAACAGAAAAATCAATCACAAAAGCAGGGGTAAAAATCATAAATACACAGATGAAAAACCTGAATATTGCTTCTATGATAATAGAATTAAATGTACTAATCCATTTGCTCATATACATGGACACTCGATGGCTGTATGTGTAAAGAAAGCAATGCAATCAGCACATCTCCTTCATGGGAACAGTATTCCCTAaaggctgtggcctcttttcATCAGGATTATTCACCCTGCCACACTGTAATATTGTCCAGGAGTGGTTTGTGTTCAATGTGTTGactccaaatttcccagatctcgATCCAAATAAGcatttgtgtgatgttctggacAAATCTGATCCCTGAAGGCCCCACCTCGGAATTTACAGGATTTAAAAGGATCTGatgttaacatcttggtgccagacagcacactacagcacagctTTAATGGGTTAGAGACGCTTGGGGGGGTAAAAGAGGagcctacacaatattaggcgggaggttttaatgttacggctgagcagtttatataaataatttacataatacTGAATAATTTATAACGGATGTTTGAACCTCAATTCAGAATTCATCGTGTTCTTTtgccagagagagaaacagaacacATTACTTCAAGGTACTTTAGATGCAGATTTGACTAAGAAATTAATAGCTATATGCAAGACCTAAAAAGAATGAACCAGttttacattaaaacaaaattacCTCAAAATGTTGATGCAGCCGTTGCCGTTTGTCAAAAAGAACATATCATTGTCGTTGTTCCAGGAAATTTCGTTGACCTCAAACTTAAATTGCTCTTCAGCACGTGGACGGTGAGTCTTCGCATCAATGAAAGTCACCACATCATCCTTATTCCCAACAGCAATGGTCTGACCATCAGGACTCCAACATATGTTGATGTTCTCTCCTGAAAATtatagacattaaaaaaaaaatgacactggTATAGTACTCTGTTTGAAATGgctatgaaaaaataaaactggaaaTAATTATGAACATGGGGTGGGTCATGAGAGTAAAGTAGCCATCAGGGGCCAACCTGCTGCTAGTACAGAAAGTGCAGAGACACTGCAATAAGCCAAAAACATGGCATGTATTTTCTGCATTTGAACTGTGGGTCCCCATATAAAACAGATCATCAACAACAGATGAttgtgtgaaaacacacacatctaaaataTAGATGAAGATACAAAAACGAAGCAAAGATGGAGGATGGGTATGAAAACAATCTCTCATTTAAAATTGGTTATGATTCTTCTTTACACACAGCTCTGACAAAAGTGCCACTGATGTAAACTTGTGTATATCttgtcacatacactatattgccaaaagttttgggacacccctccaaatcattgaactcaggtgttgggctcggccccttagttccagtgaaaggaactcttaatgcttcagcatttcAAGCCATTTTtcgacaatttcatgctcccaaatttgtgggaacagtttggtgtggaggaacttgactggcctgcacaaagtccCGACcgcaacccgatagaacaccaaATGGCCATAAacgcactcctaaaccttgtggaaagccttcccagaagagttgaagctgttatagctgtaaaggatgggccaactccatattacattcatgtgcatgtaaaggcagacgtcccagttttggcctggctcacactctacactttaattcatcccaagttcctccacaccaaactcgctcatccatgtctttagggaccttgctttgtgcactggtgtgcagtcatgttggatcaggaagcggtcatccccaaaccatTCCTACAAAGTCGGGagcgtgaaattgtccaaaatgtcttggtatgaagctgaagcactaagagttcctttcattggaactaagggggcaagcccaaaccctgaaaaacatctgtggccatggaagcGATTGGAAcacctaaattcaatgatttcgaggggtgtcccaaaacgtttggcagtATAGTTCAAGTCACATATTATCAGTGTTGGCAAACTACTGTGAGAGGAATGAACCACAAGCTGCTGTGTGATAATGCATCACACCAACCTAGACCCTGAtggttttcctataacagcatgccaaGTTTTACCTTTTGTGCTGACCGTGGCCATGCATTTAGTAGTACGCACATCCCAGATCCGGATAGTTTTGTCTCCTGAGGCTGTAACAAACAGATCAGGGTTGGTTGGATGCCAACACAACTGATCAACACTGTCTCCATGTCCTCTGTAGTTATTCTCCTTCACCTGGATTGAGGGGAAGAACCGATAAAGTCCCAAAACAATGGCATACAGTGATATTTCTGCCAtctaataaacaatacatttaagaaaaagtaaCCTATAGGCTTAGACAACAGCAAAAGTCACAGTTTAAATGACCAGACACCAAATCTTAGTACAGTCTGATGATAACAAGCAACCATTAGCTGAAGTGACTAGTATTATTTCTAATGGAAAGATAAGGCGGCTTATAAACActctattactgttactgttaaacTACAGgataataatgtaatgtaaaaatccTACACACTGTTTAGTTCATGCGAACGGAAAAGTGCAGATAGTAACACTTGTACCTACCAGGCGGTCTTTTTCGAGGACAAAAACACTCGCGGTTTTGTCGAATGAACCCGAAGCCAGTCTTTTCCCATCACAGCTCCAGGCTACAGAGTGAACCTTGGCGCTGTGTGCAGGAAATTCCCgacttttgctgttgtttttgaaATTCTCGTGCATTTCATGATAATAGGAGGACGCCATGCCACTTCTTTACTCAGTGTACCgactgtttaaaaataaaagtaatgaaATGATAGCGCCATCTAGTGTGTGGGAGGACCGTTTATAGCCTCCACGCTTACACAGGGTAGAGTGTAGATTTACTGAGTGAGGATCCTGTCCAAATGTGGAGCATTTCTAAAGACCAGGAACTTTCAGAATGAGTCTGctattacaccgatcagccataacattatgagccgtgagaggtgaagtgaataacactgattatctcctcatcatggcacctgttagtgggtgggatatattagaacattctgtcctcaaagttgatgtgttagaagcaggaaaaatgggcaaggatttgagcgagtttgaaaagggacaaattgtgatggctagacgactggatctccaaaactgcagctcttgtggggtgttcccggtctgcagtggtcagtatctagtaaacttggtccaaggaaggaacagtggtgaaccggagacagggtcatggccggccaaggctcactgatgcacatggggagcaaaggctggcccgtgtgatccgatccaacagacgagctactgttgctcaaactgctgaagaagttaatgctggttttgatagaaaggtgtcagaatacacagtgcatcacagtttgttgtctATAGGGGctgcattgctgcagaccagtcacgtgcccatgctgacccctgtgcactactgaaagcagcaacaatgggcacgtgagcatcagaactggaccatggagcactggaagaaggtggcctggtctgatgaatcatgttttcttttacatcatgtggatggctgggtgcatATGCGCTGCTTACCTGGGCAACACATGGcatgtcatgctttgggcaatgttctgttgggaattcttgggtcctgccatccatgagGATGTAACTTtaacacgtaccacctaccttagcattgttgcagaccatgtacaccctttcatggaaacggtattccctgatggctgtggcctctttcagcaggataaggTGCCGTgcaacaaagcaaaaatggtccAGGAACGGTTTGATGAGCCGAACAATgcgtttgaggtgttgacttggcctccacattcctcagatctcaatccaatagagcatctgtgggattgtgctggacaaacaagtccaatccatggaggccccatctggcaacttagaggacttaaaggatctgcttgccagataccacagcacaccttcagggatctagtggagtccatgcctcaacgggtcagggctgttttggcagcaaaatggagACCAatgcaatattaggcaggtggtcataatgttatggctgatcagtgtaattcATCCACGAATTAAACAAAATGATCTGACAATAGAATATGCAGAACATTTCAAACAATCAGCAAATGTATGCTAGACTGATTCTGGGCTtgggaaatgaatgaaaatgacaaaaggtacactgacattttgtttttatttatctttaataaATTCAGTATATTTATACTGAGTAGTGGGAATAGTAGTAGGATGAAACCTTTCAGTCATTGCTGTTCACTTAAACACTCTTAGAGTTTCCTTAGAGGTTCAGTGAATAACTTGATGAAGGTGTTTTTCTCTTTAGCAGGGAAACACACTGGTGTAGGGTTGAACTGTAGGATTAAACGACTTCTATATAGATTAAACATCCATGTAATAGTTTTAAATTTGCCTCATCCCAGGAAGGTATACTGGAAGGTGGAGAGCCTTTAATCAGTCACACATTAAATCATGTTTAAAGGCAGAATggaaacgtttcatttcacaAACGGTCTTATATCAAACTACCATCATTTTATGAAGCTTTATTGAGtttataagtaaaaaaaaaaatgtgctggCACATTTCTCATGTTGCAAGTCATTACATATCAAAAAAGCCTTTTCCAGTgtagcttcatttttttttattcagtcctGTTTAAATGGTACGGTGCAGAATGACATAGTTTCAGATGAAAAGGTGCactcattttaaaaatacacacacacacacacacacacattatatgaTCACAACAGTCAGATAATCTAAATCCATTGTACCCTACAAAGTTAAACTAATAAGGCTGAAGAGGAACAAATGGTGTTCACAATAAGGCCAATAAACATTCCAAAGGTGCTGACTAATTAATAGGTCAGTTCATTTATCCAGAAGAATGTAACCTAAAATTGTTAGAGAGCGATGTTTTAATGggcgatatatatatatttatatattagggTTAGTTCTCAATGGGTGtaggaacaaaaagaaaagtccAGCAGGCAAATTATTTTACAGCTGATACAGAAAGAATTTTCAAGGATTAGTATCTTGTGAGGATTGGTCACAGACCGAACCACAGTGCCTCTGATGGAAAAAAGTGACTCAACGTGCATTAGGTCCAGTGCACACCATTACAATTTGCAGATGTTATTGCATTGTCCGTGGAGGCTACAAACCTCAACACACCTAGCTCTAcctttaaattgtattaaagcATAACTAAGCAAATACAGTGCCCTTGAACAGTACGTCCGTTACAGTGCAAAAAGTCGGGTGACACAGGTGGAAGACGTAAGAGGAAACCATTTCGCTCCTTGAGGGTGTTCGTGTTTTGTGATGTAGAGAAGCTGTACGATTAAAGATAGCTAGGAGGTGAGTTTGTCTATAGGAGGTAGAGTGAATAGACCTTCACTTTTCTCCTTCATGCTTATCCACATCAGCGTGAGCTCTTACATGGCTTACGTTTGCATCTCGAGAGGATAGTTCGCAGAGAGAACTAAAAAACCTCGGAAAGGACAACAAAAGTGCCTTGATGTGCAGTATTGTTCTCGGACTGGTTCAGAATTTAGGTTGTGCATTGTAAACAATGATCTTTCCTGTTCACGTTTCATATATAGCGatgttgttgttaatgatgAAGCCTGTGAAAGCCTGAGAAAGCAGTTATTGTCACAGATGGTCTGATGGTTTTCTTTtcactgtgtagtgtttatCAGAACAAAATATGACTGATCATAATATCATTTTAggattattttatattgttcaGCA
This genomic stretch from Hemibagrus wyckioides isolate EC202008001 linkage group LG08, SWU_Hwy_1.0, whole genome shotgun sequence harbors:
- the thoc3 gene encoding THO complex subunit 3 gives rise to the protein MASSYYHEMHENFKNNSKSREFPAHSAKVHSVAWSCDGKRLASGSFDKTASVFVLEKDRLVKENNYRGHGDSVDQLCWHPTNPDLFVTASGDKTIRIWDVRTTKCMATVSTKGENINICWSPDGQTIAVGNKDDVVTFIDAKTHRPRAEEQFKFEVNEISWNNDNDMFFLTNGNGCINILSYPDLKLIQSINAHPSNCICIKFDPTGKYFATGSADALVSLWDVEELVCVRCFSRLDWPVRTLSFSHDGKMLASASEDHFIDIAEVETGEKLWEVQCESPTFTVAWHPKRPLLAYACDDKEGKYDSNREAGTVKLFGLPNDS